From one Bacillus sp. FJAT-42376 genomic stretch:
- a CDS encoding DNA alkylation repair protein: MTAYQEVMEKLEELGSEQTKRTFLNHGAKEPLYGVKVGDMKKHLVKTVKKDQELALQLYDSGNSDAMYLAGLSVNPKLMTKEQLHKWAQGAYWYMLSEYTVAQVAAESPYALELAREWMESEKEMVACAGWSTYSNFLSIAPDESIDHEEVKELLYQVETGIHEERNRVRYVMNGFVIAVGGYCLPLHEEAKRVAAAIGKVHVNVGDTACKVPLAEAYIEKMEQRDSIGKKKKTCIC; encoded by the coding sequence ATGACAGCGTATCAGGAAGTGATGGAAAAGCTGGAAGAGCTCGGATCCGAGCAGACAAAAAGGACGTTTTTAAACCACGGAGCAAAGGAGCCGCTGTATGGAGTAAAAGTAGGTGATATGAAAAAGCATTTAGTAAAAACCGTGAAAAAGGATCAGGAGCTCGCTCTTCAGCTATATGATTCTGGAAACAGCGATGCGATGTATTTAGCTGGCCTATCTGTCAATCCAAAGCTTATGACGAAGGAACAGCTGCATAAATGGGCGCAGGGAGCGTACTGGTATATGCTGAGTGAGTACACGGTAGCGCAGGTGGCAGCGGAATCTCCATATGCACTTGAGCTTGCCCGTGAATGGATGGAGTCAGAAAAGGAAATGGTGGCATGTGCAGGATGGAGCACTTATTCCAATTTTCTCTCGATTGCTCCCGATGAATCCATTGATCATGAAGAGGTAAAAGAGCTGCTTTATCAAGTGGAAACTGGAATCCATGAGGAACGGAACCGCGTCCGTTATGTCATGAACGGTTTTGTTATTGCGGTTGGCGGCTACTGCCTGCCGCTTCATGAAGAAGCGAAACGGGTAGCGGCTGCGATAGGAAAGGTGCATGTGAATGTCGGAGACACAGCATGCAAGGTTCCGCTTGCAGAAGCGTATATTGAAAAAATGGAACAGCGGGATTCGATAGGGAAAAAGAAGAAGACGTGTATTTGCTGA
- a CDS encoding bile acid:sodium symporter family protein, with the protein MNVLNKISEFAGKTFIIWILLFGVISFSAPQGFLWIKPYVSILLGVVMFGMGMTLSMKDFKEVGRKPKSVLAGVAAHYVIMPGLAYVLVLLFKLPPELAVGVILVGCCPSGSASNVMTFLAKGDTALAVAVASVSTLLAPILTPAIIYLLASSWIKVDAGKMFADVMLVILIPVILGVLVQFFFKKQAEGTAKAMPLVSVVAITAILSTVIAGSRDLIVESGWVVLIVVVLHNLAGFGLGFLAARLLGLSYEAQKAITFEVGMQNSGLGASLAISHFSPVAAVPSAIFSFWHNVSGPLLASYWAGRRPVKREWKKQNGIKAGGIG; encoded by the coding sequence ATGAATGTGCTAAACAAAATCAGCGAATTTGCAGGGAAGACATTCATTATTTGGATTCTCTTATTCGGCGTTATCAGTTTTTCAGCTCCGCAGGGATTTTTATGGATTAAGCCCTATGTATCGATCTTGCTTGGAGTGGTCATGTTTGGAATGGGAATGACTTTATCAATGAAGGATTTCAAGGAAGTAGGCAGAAAGCCGAAAAGTGTATTGGCGGGGGTAGCTGCCCACTATGTCATCATGCCGGGGCTTGCGTATGTGCTCGTTTTGCTTTTTAAACTGCCTCCTGAGCTTGCCGTGGGAGTCATTTTAGTAGGCTGCTGTCCGAGCGGAAGCGCTTCAAACGTCATGACCTTTTTGGCGAAGGGAGACACGGCCTTAGCTGTGGCGGTGGCCTCTGTTTCAACCCTGCTGGCACCAATCTTGACACCGGCCATCATCTATCTACTCGCAAGCTCATGGATCAAGGTCGATGCCGGCAAAATGTTCGCAGATGTCATGCTCGTCATCCTGATTCCGGTTATCCTTGGCGTACTCGTTCAGTTCTTCTTTAAAAAGCAGGCTGAGGGAACGGCGAAAGCGATGCCGCTCGTTTCCGTTGTGGCCATCACGGCCATCTTATCGACGGTTATTGCCGGAAGCCGCGATTTAATTGTTGAATCAGGCTGGGTCGTACTGATTGTTGTGGTGCTGCACAACCTGGCGGGCTTCGGTCTCGGTTTCCTGGCAGCAAGGCTTCTTGGCCTCAGCTACGAGGCTCAAAAAGCCATTACATTCGAGGTCGGTATGCAAAATTCTGGACTTGGGGCATCACTCGCCATCAGCCATTTCAGTCCGGTTGCTGCCGTTCCCAGTGCAATTTTCAGCTTCTGGCACAATGTATCAGGTCCTTTGCTTGCAAGCTATTGGGCTGGGAGAAGACCTGTTAAAAGAGAATGGAAAAAGCAAAACGGGATCAAAGCGGGAGGGATTGGATAA
- a CDS encoding AraC family transcriptional regulator — MISEVYEPMHETYQSDPHLFTFDAAYIIESRDKPKMIELVTAKHRDEAEQFLSPEDKKIDLFIWNAVYTREIMKLGVTKHYLHSLYNRFYTAIPKEHELSSLQRLELEMTSAYFDLVIYDMEVTESFVTNKILPYLHINIENHLSIKKLSEDLEISAGYASSCFKKEMGISIMKYSKKIKIERAKILLSTTNKSIFEISMILCFHDQGHFSKTFKTFTGMSPTQYRRKLPSHS; from the coding sequence ATGATTTCCGAGGTGTATGAACCCATGCATGAAACGTATCAATCCGACCCCCATCTGTTTACTTTTGACGCCGCTTATATCATTGAGTCACGGGATAAGCCCAAGATGATCGAACTCGTCACGGCTAAACACAGAGATGAGGCCGAACAATTTCTTTCACCCGAAGATAAGAAAATCGACCTTTTCATCTGGAATGCCGTCTACACAAGAGAAATCATGAAACTAGGGGTGACAAAGCATTATCTTCACAGCCTTTATAACCGGTTTTACACAGCCATTCCTAAAGAACATGAGCTCTCAAGCCTGCAGCGTCTCGAATTGGAAATGACTTCAGCCTATTTTGACCTTGTGATTTACGACATGGAAGTCACGGAAAGCTTCGTCACCAATAAGATTCTTCCTTATTTGCACATCAATATTGAAAATCATCTTTCCATAAAAAAATTATCAGAGGATCTTGAGATTTCAGCCGGCTACGCCTCCTCCTGCTTTAAAAAGGAGATGGGCATCAGCATTATGAAATATTCAAAAAAAATTAAAATCGAACGCGCTAAGATTCTTCTTTCCACGACAAACAAAAGCATTTTTGAAATCAGCATGATTTTATGCTTTCATGATCAAGGTCATTTCAGCAAAACTTTTAAGACCTTTACGGGGATGTCCCCCACACAATACAGAAGGAAGCTTCCCTCGCACTCATAG
- a CDS encoding alkaline phosphatase — protein sequence MKFSALIKSKFIPVAAISALVLGTLIGASAIPEGAHAEKTPSKEELAKKIKEKNPKIKNVIFLIGDGMGVPYTTAHRYMKDNPRTKEIESTEFDKHLVGMQTTYPDDPAQNITDSASAATAMSGGVKTYNNAIAVDNDLTEVKTVLEQAKSQGKSTGIVATSEITHATPASFGAHDESRKNMNQIADDYYNEMVNGGHKIDVMLGGGKSNFVRSDRDLTKLFTKDGYSYVTTRDELMKNRNSKVLGLFADGGMDKMIDRKKETPSLKDMTQAALNKLNSNKNGFFLMVEGSQIDWAGHDNDIVGAMSEMEDFEMAFKAAVDFAKKDKHTLVVATADHSTGGFSMGAGGEYNFKVDPILAAKKTPDYMAARIMEGMDTEKVLKDNINLDLTQAELDSVKAAAAKKNLTEIDNAIEQIFNKRSFTGWTTSGHTGEEVQVFAFGPGKEDFSGLIDNTDQAKKMFRILKENK from the coding sequence GTGAAATTTTCTGCGCTTATAAAATCTAAATTCATTCCGGTCGCAGCCATCTCTGCACTGGTTCTTGGTACACTAATTGGGGCATCAGCCATTCCTGAAGGTGCACATGCGGAAAAGACCCCTTCCAAAGAAGAACTGGCAAAAAAGATTAAAGAAAAGAATCCGAAGATCAAAAATGTTATTTTCCTGATCGGTGACGGAATGGGTGTTCCTTACACAACCGCCCACCGCTATATGAAGGATAATCCCCGTACAAAGGAAATTGAATCAACCGAGTTTGATAAACACCTTGTCGGCATGCAAACGACTTATCCGGATGACCCTGCTCAGAACATTACAGATTCTGCTTCCGCTGCCACTGCCATGTCAGGCGGAGTGAAGACATATAATAACGCAATTGCCGTAGACAATGACCTTACAGAAGTAAAAACCGTACTTGAGCAAGCAAAATCTCAAGGCAAATCTACAGGAATTGTAGCTACTTCTGAAATCACACACGCAACGCCCGCTTCATTCGGTGCACATGATGAATCCCGTAAGAACATGAACCAGATTGCGGATGATTATTACAATGAGATGGTTAATGGCGGCCATAAAATTGACGTCATGCTCGGCGGGGGGAAATCGAACTTTGTCCGCAGTGACCGTGATTTAACTAAGCTTTTTACAAAGGATGGATATAGCTACGTAACGACCCGCGATGAGCTTATGAAAAACAGAAACTCCAAGGTTTTAGGTCTGTTTGCAGATGGCGGAATGGATAAAATGATTGACCGCAAGAAGGAAACACCTTCTCTAAAAGATATGACACAGGCTGCTTTAAACAAGCTGAACAGCAACAAGAATGGATTCTTCCTTATGGTTGAAGGAAGCCAAATTGACTGGGCCGGCCACGATAACGACATAGTAGGCGCGATGAGCGAAATGGAAGATTTCGAAATGGCGTTCAAAGCAGCGGTAGATTTTGCAAAGAAAGACAAGCATACATTGGTCGTTGCTACGGCTGACCATTCCACTGGCGGATTTTCCATGGGTGCTGGCGGAGAGTACAACTTCAAAGTAGATCCGATCCTTGCTGCGAAGAAAACTCCTGACTACATGGCGGCAAGAATCATGGAAGGCATGGACACTGAAAAGGTATTAAAAGACAACATCAATCTTGATCTTACTCAAGCTGAGCTTGACAGTGTCAAAGCTGCTGCTGCTAAAAAAAATCTGACCGAAATCGATAATGCGATTGAACAAATTTTTAACAAGCGCTCTTTTACTGGGTGGACTACCTCTGGACACACTGGAGAAGAAGTTCAAGTCTTTGCTTTCGGGCCTGGTAAAGAAGACTTTTCAGGATTGATTGATAACACAGATCAAGCGAAGAAAATGTTTAGAATTTTGAAGGAAAATAAATAA
- the pepT gene encoding peptidase T, translating into MKQELIDRFVSYVKVETQSNEGSETCPSTPGQLVLARMLTEELKKIGLEDAAMDENGYVMATLPANTDKEVPVIGFLAHVDTATDFTGAGVKPQIRENYDGKDILLNKELNIVMSPADFPNLKNYIGHTLITTDGTTLLGADNKAGVAEIMTAMDYLMKHPEIKHGKIRVAFTPDEEIGRGPHRFDVEAFGASFAYTVDGGPLGELEYESFNAAGAKLTFKGKNVHPGTAKNKMIHSAKIAMEFNSMLPAEEAPESTEGYEGFFHLTSMTGDVEETKLSYIIRDHDKNKFADRKVLMEQAAAKLQKKYGEDRIHLEMNDQYYNMREKIEPVKEIVDVAYDAMKSLEIEPLVSPIRGGTDGSQLSYMGLPTPNIFTGGENFHGRYEFASVENMIKSVQVIAKITELFEERA; encoded by the coding sequence ATGAAACAGGAATTAATCGATCGTTTTGTCTCTTACGTAAAGGTTGAGACGCAGTCAAATGAGGGTAGCGAAACGTGCCCATCTACTCCGGGACAGCTTGTGCTCGCCCGCATGCTGACTGAGGAACTAAAAAAAATCGGCTTGGAAGATGCCGCAATGGATGAGAATGGTTATGTAATGGCGACTCTGCCTGCTAACACGGACAAAGAGGTCCCTGTCATCGGATTCCTTGCGCATGTTGACACAGCCACTGATTTTACCGGAGCAGGTGTGAAACCCCAAATCCGCGAAAACTATGACGGAAAAGACATTCTATTAAATAAAGAGCTGAACATCGTCATGTCTCCAGCTGATTTCCCGAATCTTAAGAATTACATAGGCCACACATTAATTACGACAGACGGCACTACGCTTTTAGGTGCTGACAATAAAGCCGGGGTTGCAGAAATCATGACAGCAATGGATTACTTAATGAAGCACCCTGAAATCAAGCATGGCAAAATCCGTGTTGCCTTCACTCCGGATGAAGAAATCGGACGCGGACCGCACCGCTTTGATGTGGAAGCCTTCGGCGCTTCTTTCGCTTATACAGTGGACGGCGGACCGCTTGGGGAATTGGAGTATGAAAGCTTCAATGCAGCAGGCGCAAAGCTTACGTTCAAAGGAAAAAACGTCCATCCCGGTACAGCGAAAAACAAAATGATTCACTCCGCCAAAATCGCAATGGAATTCAACAGCATGCTTCCTGCAGAAGAAGCGCCTGAATCAACCGAAGGATATGAAGGCTTCTTCCACCTTACGTCCATGACAGGAGATGTCGAGGAAACGAAGCTTTCCTATATTATCCGTGATCATGACAAGAACAAGTTTGCGGACCGGAAAGTACTCATGGAACAGGCAGCTGCCAAGCTCCAGAAAAAATATGGGGAAGACCGCATCCACCTTGAAATGAACGATCAGTATTACAACATGCGCGAGAAAATCGAACCGGTCAAAGAAATCGTCGATGTTGCCTATGATGCTATGAAGAGCCTGGAAATCGAGCCTCTCGTGTCTCCAATCCGCGGCGGAACAGACGGCTCCCAGCTTTCTTATATGGGGCTCCCGACACCAAATATCTTTACCGGCGGCGAGAATTTCCACGGCCGGTATGAATTCGCCTCCGTTGAGAACATGATTAAATCCGTTCAGGTGATTGCTAAGATCACTGAGCTGTTTGAAGAACGGGCTTAA